The following are from one region of the Hippocampus zosterae strain Florida chromosome 9, ASM2543408v3, whole genome shotgun sequence genome:
- the faim2b gene encoding fas apoptotic inhibitory molecule 2b isoform X2, producing the protein MKKAKQVNMDNEPPSYQEATAGYEEMQAQFSWDDQTIRQTFIRKVYAILMVQLLVTVAIVALFAFCAPVRFFIQTHPSLYMASYLMFFATYIALSCCGDLRRQFPWNIILLVLFTLSMAFMMGFVSSFYNTKSVVLCLGITSLVCFSVTVFSFQSKVDVTSCQGVLFSLCMVMLLCAITLSIVIPFGYVPWLHAIYAVLGAILFTLFLAFDTQMLLGNKRFSISPEEYVFATLSIYLDIIYLFSFLLQIVGGGRD; encoded by the exons ATGAAAAAAGCAAAG CAGGTCAACATGGACAATGAGCCACCGTCATACCAGGAAGCAACTGCGG GCTATGAGGAGATGCAGGCCCAGTTTTCTTGGGATGACCAGACCATTCGGCAGACCTTCATCAGGAAG GTCTACGCCATTCTCATGGTCCAGCTCTTAGTGACCGTGGCAATTGTTGCCCTCTTTGCATTTTG CGCACCCGTAAGGTTCTTCATTCAGACTCATCCTAGCTTGTACATGGCATCTTA TCTCATGTTCTTCGCCACTTATATCGCTCTGTCCTGCTGTGGGGACTTGAG GAGGCAGTTTCCCTGGAACATCATTTTATTAGTTCTCTTT ACTTTAAGCATGGCCTTCATGATGGGATTTGTGTCGAG CTTTTACAACACCAAGTCGGTGGTGCTGTGTTTGGGAATCACCTCCCTAGTCTGCTTTTCTGTCACCGTCTTCAGCTTCCAAAGCAAG GTTGACGTGACTTCCTGTCAGGGCGTCCTGTTTTCGTTGTGCATGGTCATGTTGCTGTGCGCCATCACCCTGTCTATCGTCATCCCTTTTGGCTAC GTTCCCTGGTTACATGCCATTTATGCGGTCTTGGGAGCCATCCTCTTCACCCTG TTCCTGGCATTCGACACTCAGATGCTGCTTGGGAACAAGCGGTTCAGCATCAGTCCAGAAGAATATGTCTTTGCCACGCTCAGCATCTACCTGGACATCATCTATCTGTTCAGCTTCCTGTTGCAGATCGTCGGAGGCGGTCGCGACTGA
- the faim2b gene encoding fas apoptotic inhibitory molecule 2b isoform X1, translating into MIKCNYITAEKRKWVVANFLLSVTIIAQMQVNMDNEPPSYQEATAGYEEMQAQFSWDDQTIRQTFIRKVYAILMVQLLVTVAIVALFAFCAPVRFFIQTHPSLYMASYLMFFATYIALSCCGDLRRQFPWNIILLVLFTLSMAFMMGFVSSFYNTKSVVLCLGITSLVCFSVTVFSFQSKVDVTSCQGVLFSLCMVMLLCAITLSIVIPFGYVPWLHAIYAVLGAILFTLFLAFDTQMLLGNKRFSISPEEYVFATLSIYLDIIYLFSFLLQIVGGGRD; encoded by the exons ATGATAAAATGCAATTACATTACGGCAGAAAAAAGGAAGTGGGTGGTCGCCAACTTCCTGTTGTCTGTTACTATCATCGCACAGATG CAGGTCAACATGGACAATGAGCCACCGTCATACCAGGAAGCAACTGCGG GCTATGAGGAGATGCAGGCCCAGTTTTCTTGGGATGACCAGACCATTCGGCAGACCTTCATCAGGAAG GTCTACGCCATTCTCATGGTCCAGCTCTTAGTGACCGTGGCAATTGTTGCCCTCTTTGCATTTTG CGCACCCGTAAGGTTCTTCATTCAGACTCATCCTAGCTTGTACATGGCATCTTA TCTCATGTTCTTCGCCACTTATATCGCTCTGTCCTGCTGTGGGGACTTGAG GAGGCAGTTTCCCTGGAACATCATTTTATTAGTTCTCTTT ACTTTAAGCATGGCCTTCATGATGGGATTTGTGTCGAG CTTTTACAACACCAAGTCGGTGGTGCTGTGTTTGGGAATCACCTCCCTAGTCTGCTTTTCTGTCACCGTCTTCAGCTTCCAAAGCAAG GTTGACGTGACTTCCTGTCAGGGCGTCCTGTTTTCGTTGTGCATGGTCATGTTGCTGTGCGCCATCACCCTGTCTATCGTCATCCCTTTTGGCTAC GTTCCCTGGTTACATGCCATTTATGCGGTCTTGGGAGCCATCCTCTTCACCCTG TTCCTGGCATTCGACACTCAGATGCTGCTTGGGAACAAGCGGTTCAGCATCAGTCCAGAAGAATATGTCTTTGCCACGCTCAGCATCTACCTGGACATCATCTATCTGTTCAGCTTCCTGTTGCAGATCGTCGGAGGCGGTCGCGACTGA
- the nr1d4b gene encoding nuclear receptor subfamily 1, group D, member 4b, with protein MENSPGGGVILYAGSSGSASPSPGSPSSGYQTQSPSSHSQPSSPEGVSFQEIGAMKQAGEQRGGTPSPKMVFQFPEVNNAPAAQVTTVSSATYSHPTVAKRPCGFTGTFPKTGGMVLLCKVCGDIASGFHYGVHACEGCKGFFRRSIQQNIHYKMCVKNENCLIMRMNRNRCQHCRFKKCLSVGMSRDAVRFGRIPKREKQRLLDEMQSYMNSLNESASMEMEMSPPSATHCSPKNQTNEGAGSIMQSYQSDLINSEKKPLKRPASNGNLGNSFQSSPVQERAPPHPAAQAHHKFQADLTSGYSVPSKCPVAHTNNDNATNNNANDSKYGFTNQNQCPVRGALSSQHYAVNQKMDSQNQNSCPWKLNGGAKVLACPLNSCPVAPASRSSQEVWESFSQCFTPAVKEVVEFAKSIPGFQTLTQQDQVMLLKSGTFQVLMVRFCSLFDPKERTVTFLNGQTYSLASLRALGMGVLLDAMFDFSEKLGSLGLEPDEMALFMAVVLVSADRCGIVDVGAVELLQENLIKALRTLITSRRPDDTTLFPKLLLRLPDLRTLNNQHSDKLLAFRIDP; from the exons ATGGAGAATAGTCCCGGAG GAGGTGTCATCCTTTATGCTGGCTCCTCTGGCAGTGCCAGCCCGAGTCCTGGCAGCCCCTCCAGTGGATACCAGACCCAGTCACCCTCCTCCCACTCACAACCCTCGTCCCCAGAGGGTGTCTCCTTTCAGGAAATTGGGGCCATGAAGCAGGCAGGGGAACAAAGGGGAGGGACGCCTTCCCCGAAAATGGTCTTCCAATTTCCAGAAGTGAACAATGCTCCAGCTGCCCAAGTTACAACGGTATCTTCAGCCACCTACAGCCATCCTACAGTGGCCAAAAGACCTTGTGGCTTTACCGGCACCTTCCCTA AAACAGGAGGGATGGTGCTTCTGTGTAAGGTGTGCGGGGACATTGCATCTGGGTTCCATTACGGTGTCCACGCCTGTGAGGGTTGCAAG GGTTTCTTCAGACGCAGCATTCAGCAGAATATCCACTACAAGATGTGCGTGAAGAATGAAAACTGCCTCATCATGCGCATGAACCGAAACCGCTGCCAACACTGCCGCTTTAAGAAGTGTCTCTCTGTGGGCATGTCCAGAGATG CGGTGCGATTTGGCCGCATTCCCAAGCGAGAGAAACAGAGACTGTTGGATGAGATGCAGAGCTACATGAACAGTCTCAATGAATCTGCTTCCATGGAGATGGAGATGTCACCTCCCTCCGCCACCCACTGCAGCCCAAAGAACCAGACGAACGAAGGCGCAGGCTCCATCATGCAGTCATACCAGAGTGACTTAATAAACAGCGAGAAGAAACCTCTCAAGAGGCCCGCCAGCAACGGCAACCTTGGCAATTCTTTCCAGAGCAGTCCTGTGCAGGAAAGGGCCCCGCCTCATCCGGCAGCACAGGCGCACCACAAGTTTCAGGCCGACTTGACGTCGGGATACAGCGTCCCTTCAAAGTGTCCCGTTGCCCACACCAATAACGACAACGCCACGAATAATAACGCCAACGATTCCAAGTATGGCTtcaccaatcaaaatcagtgcccCGTCCGCGGCGCCCTTTCATCTCAGCACTATGCAGTCAATCAGAAGATGGATTCTCAGAACCAAAATTCATGTCCATGGAAGCTAAACGGTGGAGCCAAAGTCTTG gcatGTCCACTCAATTCTTGTCCGGTGGCTCCAGCCAGTCGCTCCAGTCAGGAAGTGTGGGAGTCCTTTTCCCAGTGTTTCACCCCTGCTGTCAAAGAAGTGGTGGAGTTCGCAAAGAGTATACCTGGCTTCCAGACTCTGACCCAACAGGACCAAGTCATGCTACTCAAATCTGGCACTTTCCAG GTGCTGATGGTGAGGTTCTGCTCATTATTTGACCCCAAGGAGAGGACTGTGACCTTTCTCAACGGGCAGACATACTCCCTGGCATCACTACGGGCACTGGGCATGGGCGTTCTACTGGACGCTATGTTTGATTTCAGCGAGAAGCTCGGATCTCTGGGTTTGGAACCAGATGAGATGGCCCTTTTTATGGCTGTCGTGCTCGTTTCAGCCG ATCGCTGTGGTATAGTGGATGTGGGAGCGGTGGAGCTGCTCCAGGAGAACCTCATTAAAGCGCTGCGCACGCTAATTACAAGTCGCCGGCCGGACGACACCACCCTCTTCCCCAAGCTGCTGCTACGTCTGCCGGACCTGCGAACCTTGAACAACCAGCACTCTGACAAGCTCTTAGCATTTCGCATAGATCCGTAA
- the faim2b gene encoding fas apoptotic inhibitory molecule 2b isoform X3, with the protein MKKAKVNMDNEPPSYQEATAGYEEMQAQFSWDDQTIRQTFIRKVYAILMVQLLVTVAIVALFAFCAPVRFFIQTHPSLYMASYLMFFATYIALSCCGDLRRQFPWNIILLVLFTLSMAFMMGFVSSFYNTKSVVLCLGITSLVCFSVTVFSFQSKVDVTSCQGVLFSLCMVMLLCAITLSIVIPFGYVPWLHAIYAVLGAILFTLFLAFDTQMLLGNKRFSISPEEYVFATLSIYLDIIYLFSFLLQIVGGGRD; encoded by the exons ATGAAAAAAGCAAAG GTCAACATGGACAATGAGCCACCGTCATACCAGGAAGCAACTGCGG GCTATGAGGAGATGCAGGCCCAGTTTTCTTGGGATGACCAGACCATTCGGCAGACCTTCATCAGGAAG GTCTACGCCATTCTCATGGTCCAGCTCTTAGTGACCGTGGCAATTGTTGCCCTCTTTGCATTTTG CGCACCCGTAAGGTTCTTCATTCAGACTCATCCTAGCTTGTACATGGCATCTTA TCTCATGTTCTTCGCCACTTATATCGCTCTGTCCTGCTGTGGGGACTTGAG GAGGCAGTTTCCCTGGAACATCATTTTATTAGTTCTCTTT ACTTTAAGCATGGCCTTCATGATGGGATTTGTGTCGAG CTTTTACAACACCAAGTCGGTGGTGCTGTGTTTGGGAATCACCTCCCTAGTCTGCTTTTCTGTCACCGTCTTCAGCTTCCAAAGCAAG GTTGACGTGACTTCCTGTCAGGGCGTCCTGTTTTCGTTGTGCATGGTCATGTTGCTGTGCGCCATCACCCTGTCTATCGTCATCCCTTTTGGCTAC GTTCCCTGGTTACATGCCATTTATGCGGTCTTGGGAGCCATCCTCTTCACCCTG TTCCTGGCATTCGACACTCAGATGCTGCTTGGGAACAAGCGGTTCAGCATCAGTCCAGAAGAATATGTCTTTGCCACGCTCAGCATCTACCTGGACATCATCTATCTGTTCAGCTTCCTGTTGCAGATCGTCGGAGGCGGTCGCGACTGA